In Mytilus edulis chromosome 3, xbMytEdul2.2, whole genome shotgun sequence, the genomic window TCTTAATCATGTCAAGTCAGTAATAATTCTCCAAACTAAACTAGAaccttgttttaattttttgtaggTGTATGAGACTGGAGTTAAAACCATTCCTGTTTGTGTAGAGTTATGGCTTCATTACATATCATTTTACGTCACTTATTTTGTTGATAGCACTGAAGATATAAGGAAGTAAGTATTCATTATGgtttacaaacaataaaaaaaaaaggggcaaatatttgagagagaaaaataattaatttcaaaCATATGTTATCTTTATTCTGTGCAGCTAGTATGTTACTATTAAAGTAAGAACAAACCGGTTTGGATATTGTGAAGAAATTCACTAGATTTGTAATGTTTCTTAAAGTTTTCCAATGTGTGGAGAATTAATGGTGTTTGCTTATCATAGGTCATCTGCGGTTATTCAGATAAACATGTGGTCAATGCTGGTTAGATAAATTATGAATTAATTCTTGAAGGAATACACTTTCAGCttgattaaaaaaacatattagaGCTCATTTTAAGAAGTGAAAGAGTTTTAAAAATTATGTTAGTTAAATATATGGTGAAGGTCATATGcaaaacattttttcttaaaacttgaaaatttatTTGGACTTAGTACCAGATTAACCAGTGGATAACAAGTATATTGATTATCCAAAGGTTTCAACAACTTAAGCTTCCCATGAGTTAGCAAGCTTTTTGCTGtcacaattttttttgtattatggaCAGTCCTGGAATACATGATATTGACAGTCATAATAATTcacttttatttttcagattataTGAGAGAGCAATCAAAGCTGCTGGTACTGATTTTAGATCTGACAAACTCTGGGATTCATACATTTCTTGGGAAAAAGATCTGCCAAATGTTACATCGTTGCACGACAGAGTATTAACCATTCCAACACAATTATACAGGCATCATTATGATAGgttaatatttattattgataCTTAAAAAGAGTTCAGAAAATTGCCACTATACCAAAAACAATGGATTAAGTGAAATTTGAACAAAGAATGCAAGAAAACAATAATTTTGCTTTCtagcaatttttgttttgttcgtCTGGTGAATGATTGATTAGTGtgtaattttaagtaaaaagtaaaaaaatatattggatgactgaagtttttaatgaccttggCTGGCTATACAGCCCTGGCATGGTTGGCTCTAAGTCTGGTTTGATCCAGCCAGGTATTATTCCTACAACCTCCCACACTCTAAAAAGCACATAACCAAGGACCAATGAATGGAGTTTTTCCTGTAAGATTACTATTTATATTTCTTTCTTGATGTTTCATTCCAATATGTTGTTGACATATATTATATATGCTTGGAATTATAAGTGTAATATTGACTGAAGAAATCTTCATGAAATTCagatacaattttaaaacatttatcagaACTATTCACAATCTcgtaatttttttatatacaaagtcAAGTATGTGTGTCAAAAATAATATATGATTATTTTCAGTTTTAAACACCATGTTGAAACGCATCATCCTAAAGAAATCCTGTCTCTTGATGATTTTCTTAAGCTACGGAAGGAAATTGTCAATAAAACCATCTTGACAGGAGATGATGATGAGAGTGTGATGGACGAAGGACCCCCTGCCTTTATAGGTCCTCCAGGGCTCGAAGTACCACCAGGAATGGAAGACACAGAAGGGGGAAAGGTACTTTTATTCAGTGACCTTAGTTGTTTTggattagggctattccagaaaaaaatgtatgggggtgtTGGAAGGCACTTTATTTTTATACCCATCACCCACTAAATTACATTTCATCATGGGACAACTACCCATACAATTCATTTTCAGTTTGACTCCACTACCCATATAGatgtaattttaaaaagtataagCTAGCTTTTCAAGTTCATAAATTAGCAACCAAAATTATATGCATTTTAATACCAGAAAGTGGCTATATTGATGAcagtatatatgtattttttttttgcacttttgacaatatcagatattttatataaattattggTGACTAggttttttgcgcctgtcccaagtcaggagcctctggtctttgttagtcttgtattattttaattttagtttcttgtgtacaatttggatattagtatggcgttcattatcactgaactagtatatatttgtttaggggccagctgaaggatgcctccggttgcgggattttctcgttacattgaagatctgttggtgaccttctgctgttgttttttctatggtcaggttgttgtctctttgatacattccccatttccattctcaattttatttaaagcttaacattttatattttgtccTGATACTCTTGGcattaaaaataacttttattgcAGATGTGTGCATAAATGTGTTTTGTACTAGTCACAGTCAGTGTCATGAAAATAAACAACTTTATATAAAACTATCATATTGCATTTATTATTTAAACAGTGTTTGAGTTACctctgaatgttttttttttgtattgctgtTGTCTGATGTGATTTCTTTAAAAGCTGCggtatattttcattaatttcaaatgatttaagTGGTGTGGACCTTCTGCTTAAGGATTTGAGAAATATTCAAttcaacttttataaattattctacttgtgttttttaatattaaaatagtccTTTGAAGAATCTGCGAGTGCAGAAATaaattaaactacatgtacaGGTGGAACACTGTAACTGAATATAACCCATCATAAAGAGAGGCAGGCAATAAATTCCAAAAGGGTCAATCAAACTCAATTTTGGGAAAAATAGCTGTGCCAAGCCATtgcaaataaagaaaacaaaatgtaaaaagataTGAACAGAAATCCACATATAACACAACTAGAAAATGGCAACAGAGCAACATGTACCCCAAAAACATTgttatctcatgtgctctggGGGGTAAGATCCTGCCCAACATGTGGCATCTGTCATATTGTTCACATATGTATAAATTCGGTTACAAGTCTCTTATGGAGGAGTTGGGTTTGCACAATAAAAGTGATCTCCCCTTGAATACATTGGACCAGGATTAATTGCCAGACACACATCTTCAGGTGGTATAAGACAAATGCAAAGTTCCATTGTTCATATATGGTTAAAGAATCTTGCATTCACAAACAGACCAAAGCACTGGGTGATTACTCAGCCACTGATTACTATatacattcaaatataaaaaagatgtggtatgattgccaatcgggcatggggtaatcgtaatcagtaatcgtaatcagctgtaatcgattacaatttgcagtgtaatcctatgtaatcagtaatcatgccatttctgattacaaataatcgtaatgtaatcgattacatggcaaaaacaggtgtaatcatgattacttttagattactttaagattacattcatatgattacttgctgattacaaatcttgtatatatatgaaaatagtttttgatagacaagatgaaaataagaaaatgtaaagcttgaatgaaaaatcatgaaactagtaatcacaatgatgggaccttgtttaatgtgatcatctatataacaaatctgtataaccaagtgtttaattttgttaacagtttacaaAAGGAAATTTACTCTCCAATATTTCTTTGTGAGATTGAGctcttatgatacaagaatatgccttgaaagcattttttccttgattgaaaacttctgatattaactccaatGTCATATCAGTTTACCCAATATTTTTACGTAActacattgaaattcaaatgcagaaaacatttagttcctATTTGACTTTGATGGTTGGCATAAATATATAAGCCCAcataattcaaaatggaagttaaaaccaggcttcatttattgatataaagagaaatgtataatctttcctaagttacaaaactgttttgtgttttcagctgacaataatatacaattattgacttttgatgaggttgatacaatgatttatcaaccccagagATGTGATATTCACCAAGGCCAACGGCCGAGGTGAATATCACAtctggggttgataaatcattgtatcaactgatatcaaaagtcaacaattgctttattatatGACTCTTTAGTTCTCAgtgtcattttcatatttttagattGTGAAATATATCTTTGGTTAGATGGTATTTTGCCTAGACTGTTTTTATTTTAGGCTTGGGTTTGATTTTTAGGCATATTTAATTCTGCATAATTAAAACTAGAAGAATATtgtatcatttcaatttttaaagaacaaaacatgAACAATATTGAATACAACAGAATAAAAaactagatacatgtacatgtacgctAGAATCTGTTGATCGGCGAGTATTTTTAGAATCCTTTTCTATCTAAATCTTCTTAATTTCCTCATTATTTAACGATGGAAAGCGTTTTTCAGTAGCTACTTCTGCTGCTCCAGCCATACTTTGTTGCCGGAAACATGTAACTGTCGTCTGTTAGATCGAAACGATTTTATGTCGAGAGCGCTGATTGGTTGATATTTATTCGGTCGTCCAATTAAAAaccattttatttatacatcccttaAATAGCTAACAAGAATTCCCCGTTTCTATATTTAGGTACACGGACGCTGTTCCAAATCTTATATTAACCTCTCGTGATTTTTGACGCggtgaatataatgttttatcaaagaggatttcctatgcttttagccaatgagaaaacagaaaatttatagtcatataaTAATTCTATTTGTTACTAATTACATTTTGTAGATCAagtattaaaaattttcaaacaaataatgacaatcaaccacttttaactttattggtattgttattaagacaataaaattttaatacccaagcccacctattgtttgtttaaaaaaatggaagTAGTAATTagcacctgtaaaaacattaatggatgtGTCAATGATGTCCCAaaagacaataaaactatacttaattaatttttctatattttcagtttttttgtgaattAGGCAGTTGGgtacaatttgtagttaaaaattaagttatatcttttacatagagaaaggacatttgtctatagctattttatcaattacacatgttacactgtacttgtctataaattcttttaaaaagaagagtaaattaagcttttaaaaaaaatcaccaaaataagcTTTATTGtgaggataaaaagttataaaaaaaactttgatatagcaatatacaatgtaatcataagtaatctaaagtaatcatgattacaataaagaaaagtaatctagtgtaattgattacatatgaaatagggtgtaattgtaatgtaatcgattacattttattagcaaagtaattgtaatttaatcgattacattttaaagtaatctaCCCCATCCCAatgccaatgagacgactatccaaaaaagtacaaaatgacacagacattaacactTGTAGGTCACCGTAGGGCAATCAACAATGAGAAaaggccataccgcatagtcagctataaaaagcctagataagacaatgtaaaacactcaaactagaaaactaacggccttatttatgtaaacaaatgaacgaaaaacaacttGTAGGAAGTAATATGTTGACAATTAAAGTTTGGttttaacagttttttttgtaaaattgtgaaAGCCATCaagatgaaaaacagcaataaaacaaTTTCCTTTTTTATCTGGTAAACATGTGTATTGTAAAACCATGTAAATTAACCCCTTCTGCTGTCAGATGTTAAATAATGTTGGATATTATGTtaaaaaactttattcaaataagtCATCTTCTTTTAGATTTCTGTCTTCTAGCTCCTTGTCTACTAATTTAAGAATGTCAGCTCGATTGTTCTGTTGTCATGTGTATGAAACATTGAAATCTTCAAGTACTTTTTTAAGTTCTAAAACTGTCAGCTTTCCTAACAAACGATATGAGAATGCTTTCTTAATTTCAGTCTTTTTCACTGAATCCTCCTTTTTATCTTCCTTTATTCTAATGTGTGCCCTTATTTTAATAGAGCTGACCCCAATCAAATTCTGAACATTGGTGCAATCTCTTTCATTTGAGAAATTATACTGACTCAATGTTCTGCCATGCTGTTTCCATGCAGTAAACAATCTGGTAACCGAACATGTCATATCAAGGAGAACAGTTGAAAAAGAAATTCTGGAAACCAGTTTCTAATCTGACACTTCGTATCTCTCTCCCTTTTAGGAGCACCGATATACATATTTAGTTCCATTCGAAGCGCTCGGGCATTATCCAACGGATTTAACATGcgcaaaaagtaaacaaaatcgCAGAATAAAACATGTTTTCTATCGATATTTAAAGGTTCTGTCAACTGAAAAAGAGATTTTCTTCTCTTTAGGTACAACCACCCATCTAATTAAGTTATGTAAGAGAACAACTACCCACACAATTTCAATTCCTCCTCCCCCCATCACCCATGCAAAAAAATATCAACTGCCGTCCAacacccccatacatttttttctggaatagcccttacaaaaataaataatgattgttGATTCTCAACTTCTGGTTTGAGACTTAGCATGGTATAATtaattgaaatttgtattttgttgcaatttttattgattgcattatATAGAAtcctttgatttgatttgttcaATTCACAAATATCAATTAGAAATGCAATTTAATTAAATCTGTGTTCCAATTAGGCCAGTTTACATATTGGCATAAATCTGGGGGAAATAGTGTTGAATccaataatttatgaaataaaccAGAATATCCtttatgtggtatgatttccaatgcaAGCATTATCTACCAAAAAAATCCCCCTGCAACCAACATACTTTCATGAGTAATTTGCATACATCAAATGGGACATTCAACATTTAACAAACCACAGCCCATGATAAAAAATTAAACTGTTCTATATCTTCATACATTTATAATAATGGAATAGCAATTATTAAATTTGTACAATTATGAAGAAGGGGTATCAGACACAATATTTATTGTAGATTGTTCTTACATTCGTGTTCTATCAAATGTATAGTCCCATAATAAGTTGTGCAAATTTCTTATAAATTGGTCTTgcttaattttaaaaatacaaaatttagttaCACAGATTTAACTGTATTGACCTGCAATATATGTGATGTACTTTTAGTGTGATACAGATGAAGCAATAAAATTAAAAGACCGATTAATCACTACAAGAGAAGTTATGTATAGAAAGAATGAGGAGGAAGTCAGTAAGAGATGGAATTTTGAAGAAGCAGTAAGTACCTTACACCAAAATGTATACAATTCAAGATTGcttatatatacattaaataatTACACCAATCTATACACTCAAAGACTGCTCATGCTGATTTTTAATGGTAGAAGAATTAAGTACCTTACCAAAAATGTATACACTAAAAGTTGCTAACATTGTTTTTTTGATGTATAATGAAAGACATTTACACCAGAATGTATGCATTTGAAATTCCTCAagttgatgtttaaaaaaaaaaccttgcacTTGAATGTATATATTTAAGAATTGCTCATGTTGATGGTCAAtgaaaaacttagaatttttttactgtttatggtttaagttttgaaaagaatgtatctttattttatattatacattCCTACCATTAAACATTTTTCTAGCTGAATGTTTTAACAAAGACCAGTAAAAGAGTGGTTAAACTTTTGGTGGTCTGGTATAAATCTGTCGCTTCTgaatatttcatgtaaaaatgttgatttaagttttttatttgtGATAGTGTTTCTTAAATATGCTTAGAAAGGCTCAGTAAGGATTCCATATTATATAGACACATTTTGGTTTAAATCCTATCTGGCTTATCAGGTACATCTTGTACAATTGTTTCTTTTCTCCAGATAAAGAGACCTTATTTCCATGTCAAACCTTTAGAACGAGGTCAGCTGAAGAACTGGAGAGAATATTTAGATTGGGAAATACAGAATGGAACACATGAGCGAGTTGTGGTTTTATTTGAGAGATGCATGATTGCATGTGCATTATATGAGGACTTTTGGATGAAGGTAAAGCTTAAGATATAGTACCAGGTTTGAATTAATGTACAagtgttaaaataaaaatgatgttAGTGTTATGTTGAATTGAAAAGAATACAGATATACAGCAGTAAGATAAagttggatttaaaaaaaaaaaaactgatcagaaatgaaaatttttaagacatttttctatgttgtccgtgcattaactcatgaaccgttcaaccaaagcttttaaaattttaatatgttgttactgacaactaaatgaaggtcaagttcaataatgtcgattttgactcttaccgttcaggagttatggttcttgaaagattgaaaaatgaagtttccagtcgtgtccgtgcatttaagcatgaactgttctaccaaagcttcccaaattttaatatgttgttactgatgacaaaatggaggtcaagtttaataatgacgattttgacttttaccgttcaggagttgtggttcttgaaagattgaaaaatggagtttccagttgtgtccgtgcatttacacatgaactgttctaccaaagcttcccaaattttaatatgttgttactgatgaccaaatagaggtcaagttcaataaagacgattttgacttttaccgttcaggagttatggttcttgaaaattgaaaaatggtgtttccagtcatgtccctgcattttctcatgaaccattcaaccaaaacttttgaaatttttatatgttgttactgatggcaaaatagaggtcaagttcaataatgacgattttgacttttaccgttctggagttatggttcttgaaagattgtaaaatggcgtttccattcacgttgttgcatttactcataaaccattcaatctaagcttttcaaatttttatatgttgatactgatgacaaaatggaggccaaatttgatattgacgattttcacttgcaccattcatcagtaatggttcttgtgatattgccaggacacaaataaatattaataaatccggtttgctgtcgttgtgacagcctcttgtttgcACATATGTATCAATATTGATGAATTTTACCTTACATTTTTCTTGAGCCTCCCAGTTTCTTGTGGCCTTTTTTGGCCCTAATGtgatgttaacaaaactttgtcaATCAATCAAGCTTTTTACATTTGTTCTGAAAATGAATTGGCCATTGGTCAGGGTATTTCAATTCTTGGAGGGGGAACTGTACTACAGAAATCATATTTCATAGGATCTAGTAATATTTGATAGTGATGAACAGAAAGATCAACAAGAAAATCAGTTGCTGGTTATGATTGACGTGTACTGTTAAATGTTCACACGTGACATACTTTGAACCTTGATTTACTTTGTAGTATGCTAAATACATGGAGGACCACAGTTTAGATGCTGTAAGAACAGTATATAGCAGAGCTTGTAAAATCCATCTACCAAAGAAACCATATATACACATGGCTTGGGCATCGTTTGAAGAAAGACAaggtttgtttatatttgttattaactTAAAGTCCAGACATAAAATTGAATTAAAGGTTTTACACATTGGTTTGTGAACAAGCATTTGATAAAAATTAGTTTCAGAATA contains:
- the LOC139516225 gene encoding pre-mRNA-processing factor 39-like isoform X2 — its product is MVYETGVKTIPVCVELWLHYISFYVTYFVDSTEDIRKLYERAIKAAGTDFRSDKLWDSYISWEKDLPNVTSLHDRVLTIPTQLYRHHYDSFKHHVETHHPKEILSLDDFLKLRKEIVNKTILTGDDDESVMDEGPPAFIGPPGLEVPPGMEDTEGGKCDTDEAIKLKDRLITTREVMYRKNEEEVSKRWNFEEAIKRPYFHVKPLERGQLKNWREYLDWEIQNGTHERVVVLFERCMIACALYEDFWMKYAKYMEDHSLDAVRTVYSRACKIHLPKKPYIHMAWASFEERQGNYDGAYDVLATLEKSVPGLIMVAMRRISLERRRGNLATVETFFKDYIENAASPEIASFYSIKYARFLLKIKVDPEAAREVFKQAIEKDMGNLKLYLQTLDLEYQCTPVDEEKVNILFESLLNCENFSLETKAKMSQRKLEFLEDFCTDIKKLKDAYDEHQKLMKDLHTERKKRSYDAANYTQSMSEEPPEKKQKSEPPTNGASESMSQSAGTEHGSYPYWGSYNNSSYAAGYGQHWTTYGSHYYP